A single window of Sulfurovum riftiae DNA harbors:
- a CDS encoding lipid A deacylase LpxR family protein translates to MLRKTVFMVSFLSSVLYSDTVSFTLENDFFGSKEDNHYTNGLFLVWMQDANNSEPFDLILDDLQTNTAVSFAHQMFTPIDKEATEPIWDDLPYAGYAKFNFLLYKSAKNYFHEFGINFGAVGPITHAEQIQSFFHKVVGDGKFKGWDNQLGNRFMAGISYQFAYKTDPFDLYGYKLDAIGNIRGEVGNFYTGALTSATVRLSSFAQKSFITAGSFMVTDESDLLHIDDVDGFNWDLSFGIFANIVHNYYIVDEGIDEGYRIEPMENTIGWQAAFNLMYDSWRYTYKIKSSHVNDQRHKRWGGMTISWHF, encoded by the coding sequence ATGTTGCGAAAAACAGTCTTTATGGTCTCTTTTTTGAGCTCTGTTCTTTACAGCGATACGGTCTCTTTTACCCTGGAAAATGATTTTTTCGGCAGCAAAGAGGACAACCATTACACCAATGGACTTTTCCTGGTCTGGATGCAGGATGCAAACAACAGCGAGCCGTTCGATCTCATACTGGACGATCTGCAGACCAATACGGCGGTTTCGTTTGCCCATCAGATGTTCACACCCATAGACAAGGAAGCAACAGAGCCAATATGGGATGACCTTCCCTATGCAGGCTATGCAAAATTCAATTTTCTGCTTTACAAATCTGCCAAGAATTATTTTCATGAGTTCGGTATCAATTTTGGGGCGGTGGGTCCCATCACACATGCCGAGCAGATCCAGTCCTTCTTTCACAAAGTGGTAGGTGACGGCAAGTTCAAAGGCTGGGACAATCAGCTTGGAAACCGGTTTATGGCAGGAATCTCCTATCAGTTCGCCTATAAAACAGACCCCTTCGATCTGTATGGATACAAATTGGATGCTATCGGAAATATTCGGGGAGAAGTCGGAAACTTCTATACCGGTGCTCTGACATCGGCTACAGTAAGACTCAGCAGTTTTGCACAGAAGAGTTTCATCACTGCGGGGAGTTTCATGGTGACCGATGAGAGTGACCTTTTGCACATTGATGATGTGGACGGATTCAACTGGGATCTCTCTTTTGGGATCTTTGCTAATATCGTACACAACTATTATATTGTGGATGAGGGGATAGATGAAGGATATCGGATCGAACCTATGGAAAATACAATAGGATGGCAGGCTGCATTCAATCTGATGTATGATTCATGGAGATATACCTACAAGATCAAATCTTCCCATGTGAATGATCAGCGGCACAAACGCTGGGGCGGTATGACCATCAGCTGGCATTTCTAA